A DNA window from Purpureocillium takamizusanense chromosome 9, complete sequence contains the following coding sequences:
- a CDS encoding uncharacterized protein (COG:S~EggNog:ENOG503PCQ6), with product MATGEATTIAGAAELALSDFQRCLHLSAQLHPRESALVEDQLARFSLWMSEIGVFARERASVDHRLREAPDVRDAVIGLLETLADSVQNCSLTLQSILDSRKETAESLSIAEARVSSSVRAIAGEIHLLYRLSNTIRRAGRESQNIRC from the exons ATGGCGAcgggggaggcgacgacaaTAGCAGGCGCGGCTGAGCTGGCCCTCAGCGACTTCCAGCGGTGCCTTCACCTGTCCGCACAACTCCATCCACGAGAGTCTGCGTTGGTGGAAGATCAACTTGCGAGATTTTCCCTTTGGATGTCCGAAATCGGTGTCTTTGCGCGAGAACGAGCCTCTGTCGATCACCGCCTTCGCGAGGCCCCGGATGTTCGTGATGCAGTCATCGGCCTCTTGGAAACTCTTGCGGACAGCGTCCAAAACT GTTCGCTTACTCTACAGAGCATACTAGACTCGCGAAAAGAGACGGCCGAAAGTCTTTCAATAGCCGAAGCGAGGGTGAGCTCGTCCGTGCGAGCTATTGCCGGCGAGATCCATCTACTCTACCGGCTCTCGAACACGATTCGAAGAGCCGGCAGAGAATCGCAAAACATCAGGTGTTAG